Within the Deltaproteobacteria bacterium genome, the region TGCGGTGGCGAATCATGACGCCGAGCGAGCGCAGGTTCCGTGCCAGGACGTAGGCACATGGAATTCGGAGCGCACGTGCTCCCTGACGGCAGCGATCCGCGGTGGGCGACGTGCAGCGCAGTCCGGGCGCGCCGCCGTCGCGTGAATCCACGCGACGGCGTGGTCGGGCGCGCCAAGGCCGACGATCGGCGGCGGGCCGCCGGTGGCGTCGATCGGCGCCCATTCAATATCGGACCTCGCCGGCCAACGCGATTCGATTGTCGGGCTTGGACAGGCAGCCGCGTCGTCGACGACCGCGCTGCCGCAGGCGAAAGGGGGCGAGGCGAACGCCATGCGTGCGCCGCACGGTCTGGTGCAGGCGGCGGCGTAGTGGGGACGGCACCACGGGTCGGGCGTCTCCATGCCCGGCGGGCCGTGCAGGCCTTGGATGACGTCACCGCCGGGTTCCGACCAAAGCAGATGGACGCGAACAGCCGCGGGGTGCTCACGGCGTAGTCGCGGATCTCGGCGACGTGCGCTCGATCGCGTCGCGCGGGTAGGAGTCCGGATCGAACAGGTTGTGGTGGCCGTTGAAGCCGATCGGGATGAACGGGGCGCCGTCGACGGTGACGAAGTAGTGCCCGGTCCAGGCGACGGCGACGAACGGCGGGCGGGCGCCGCGTCGGCTGCGGACGTCGCGTCGGCGCCGCCGCCGGCATCGCGGTGCCGGGCGCCGCGTCGCGACCGGCGGCTGCGGCACGGCCGCGCTACGGCGCCGCGACGCGCAGGGGAGTGTGGCGCGCGAGTAGGTCGAAGTCTGCGTCGGCGTGAAGCACGGCGGTGCGCTCGCGGATGGCGACGGCGGCGATCAGGCAGTCGATCAGCTTGCGGACGGTCTCCCCGTTGCGGCGGCAGGTGCGAAACAGGGCCGCAGCCGCCTCGTAGTCTCCGGAATTCGTGGCCAGCACGGTGGCCCGCGCGAGCAGACGGCGAAGCGATTGCAAGTGAGCATCGTCTCGCGCACCGGCGAGCACCTCCATTCGAATCGGATCGCAGGTGGCGATGCGTCCGGCGAGCAACGCGTCGACGCGCTCGCAGACCGGGCTGCCGGTATCGCGCAGGAACTCGATCCAGGCGGACGTGTCGATCAGGATCATCCCGCGCGACTCCGCCGCATGACGTCGAGGTCTCCCTCCCACCCCGAACCGCGCAGCTCCCGGGCCTGTTCGGTCGTGAGCGGTTCGGCGGCCAGGGTGCGCAGGGCGAAGTTGACCGCCTCGCGCTTGGACTTGAATCCATAGCGCTGCATGACCATCCGACATGCCTTCTCGTCGATGTCGATGTTGGTGCGCGCCATACACCTACTATACACCAACCATGCATACGCGGCCCTGCCGGCGTTGACGACGTCGGGGTAAGCCGCCGGCCGGGTGACGGATGAGGTGTACGTTCTCCGCACAGGTCGTCGTGCGGTGCCCGCACGGCGGAGTGGCGGCTCCCAGGGCATGGCGTGGCCGATCGCGGAGTTGAGCCGCAACGACGCTGGCGCGGACTTTGCTGGGGTTCGATCGCGTGCGCCGTCTGTTCTCGATTGTCCTCGCCGTCACTGCCTTGCCTACCGCCGCCGCCGCGCAAGAAACCCTGCGGGTGTCGTTCGACACGACGCCGGCCGGCGGCAACTACGCTCCGAAGAACGTGCTCGCGGTGTGGATCGAAGACAGCGGCGGCAACTTCGTCCGCACCATCGGGCGGTGGGCCGACCGCCGGATCGACCACCTCGTCGCGTGGTCGGCGGCGTCGGGGCAGGACGTGGACGCGGTGTCGGGCGCGACGCGGGTCGACCACAGCCAGCGGATCGAGGTGACGTGGGACATGGTCGACTTCAACGGGATGCCTGTGCCCAACGGCACGTACACGATCCGCATGGAGCTCGCCGATCGCAACTCGACGTCGCCGGACCAGAACAACCAGGGGACGTTCACGTTCGTGCGCGACGGGCAGCCGAGCACGCAGAACGTCGCGGGCGGCGGGTTCGAGAACGTGGTGATCGACTACACCGG harbors:
- a CDS encoding DUF2271 domain-containing protein; this translates as MLGFDRVRRLFSIVLAVTALPTAAAAQETLRVSFDTTPAGGNYAPKNVLAVWIEDSGGNFVRTIGRWADRRIDHLVAWSAASGQDVDAVSGATRVDHSQRIEVTWDMVDFNGMPVPNGTYTIRMELADRNSTSPDQNNQGTFTFVRDGQPSTQNVAGGGFENVVIDYTGVDTALCGNGTLDEGETCDPIDSCPTTCPDSGDECMVNTLVGSADTCTAECVAMPADDCPG
- a CDS encoding type II toxin-antitoxin system VapB family antitoxin; translation: MARTNIDIDEKACRMVMQRYGFKSKREAVNFALRTLAAEPLTTEQARELRGSGWEGDLDVMRRSRAG
- a CDS encoding PIN domain nuclease, with the translated sequence MILIDTSAWIEFLRDTGSPVCERVDALLAGRIATCDPIRMEVLAGARDDAHLQSLRRLLARATVLATNSGDYEAAAALFRTCRRNGETVRKLIDCLIAAVAIRERTAVLHADADFDLLARHTPLRVAAP